A genomic region of Magnolia sinica isolate HGM2019 chromosome 6, MsV1, whole genome shotgun sequence contains the following coding sequences:
- the LOC131249159 gene encoding uncharacterized protein LOC131249159, which produces MDRIVQHVPLLNGIPRWTVVNLPRVQWRDGATIFRFLKLYRIVFYPSLAMATLSLTHFSSFSSPSSSSSSSSKPLHCICQTPYLSLQTLKREQLLLKKLWKRNTKTLAIIHPIFFFNASLVERPVDTQTFIITVSVVAAIALSLFLGLKGDPVPCRRCAGNGGTKCVFCNDGKMKQETGLVDCRVCKGAGLILCKKCGGSGYSRRL; this is translated from the exons ATGGACAGGATCGTTCAGCATGTCCCTCTTTTAAATGGTATCCCCAGATGGACTGTCGTGAatctgccacgtgtacagtggagaGATGGCGCAACCATTTTCCGGTTCTTGAAGCTCTACCGTATCGTCTTCTATCCAAGCTTGGCGATGGCGACACTCTCTCTCACccatttctcttccttttcttctccttcttcttcttcttcttcttcttcgaagcCATTGCATTGCATTTGTCAAACGCCTTATCTATCTCTGCAAACCTTAAAACGAGAGCAGCTGTTGTTGAAGAAGCTGTGGAAGCGGAATACAAAGACGCTGGCCATCATCCACCCCATCTTCTTCTTCAATGCCAGTCTCGTAGAAAGGCCTGTGGACACTCAGACCTTCATCATCACCGTCAGTGTAGTGGCCGCCATCGCCCTCTCCCTCTTCTTAGGTCTcaag GGGGATCCCGTTCCATGTCGGAGGTGTGCTGGTAATG GTGGCACAAAATGTGTTTTCTGCAATGATGGCAAAATGAAGCAAGAAACAGGACTGGTTGATTGTCGGGTATGCAAAGGTGCAG GTTTGATACTCTGCAAGAAGTGTGGGGGTTCTGGATATTCAAGGCGTCTATAA